From Xyrauchen texanus isolate HMW12.3.18 chromosome 36, RBS_HiC_50CHRs, whole genome shotgun sequence, one genomic window encodes:
- the LOC127629977 gene encoding gastric inhibitory polypeptide receptor-like: MKSTPIILLFTLSVLCRHESVSGKTVKDTVQEWNRYRNECLVKMSSDPTPPGLLCNRMFDMYACWTDGVPNTTVKVPCPWYLPWYDQVHNGFVLRECGPDGQWLTVNNSRTWRDHSQCNADGSQHIAQENQMLILACFRVMYTVGYSLSLISLSLALVILLIFRKLHCTRNYIHTNLFVSFILRAVSILTRDALLMKDALVFRDNKDFSTVLSDQAMSGCRVAQVVMQYCVGANYYWLLVEGLYLHNLLVLMVFSENSYFCVYLFVGWGAPVLFVVPWIVMRYLYENTRCWEINENIGYWWIIRTPILLAILVNFFIFIRIIQILISKLKAHQMRYTDYKFRLAKSTLTLIPLLGIHEVVFAVMTEEQTEGVLRNVSLFFELFFNSFQGFLVAILYCFVNKEVQSEIKKKWQRWKLGISILDDQRNTGSNTHRGGAGPQCNHNPPCFPDCPLDSGSHLSSEDTPTAIQPNIQHHYHPGAKKGKAYCYIYARKQVLNGLDVPALPQCGGEGAVRYSESYC, encoded by the exons ATGAAGAGCACCCCTATCATCCTCCTCTTCACTCTATCTGTCTTGTGCAGACATGAG AGTGTGAGTGGGAAGACAGTGAAGGACACAGTGCAAGAATGGAACAGGTATCGGAACGAGTGCCTTGTAAAGATGAGCTCAGATCCCACACCCCCAG GCTTGTTGTGCAATCGCATGTTTGATATGTACGCTTGTTGGACAGATGGAGTGCCAAACACAACTGTCAAAGTGCCCTGTCCCTGGTATCTGCCTTGGTATGATCAAG TGCACAATGGATTTGTGTTGCGAGAATGCGGTCCAGATGGCCAGTGGCTCACCGTCAACAACAGTCGCACCTGGAGAGACCACTCACAATGCAATGCAGATGGCAGCCAGCATATAGCACAG GAGAATCAGATGTTGATCTTGGCCTGTTTTAGGGTGATGTACACAGTCGGTTACTCTCTGTCTCTGATCAGCCTGTCCTTAGCGCTCGTGATACTTCTCATATTCAG GAAGCTCCACTGTACACGTAACTACATCCACACCAACCTGTTTGTCTCATTCATCCTGCGAGCCGTGTCCATCCTCACAAGGGATGCACTTCTTATGAAAGATGCTCTTGTGTTCAGAGACAACAAAGATTTTTCCACCGTTCTGAGTGACCAG GCTATGTCAGGCTGCCGCGTGGCCCAGGTCGTGATGCAGTACTGTGTTGGAGCCAACTACTACTGGCTACTGGTAGAAGGTCTGTATCTTCACAATCTACTGGTGTTGATGGTTTTCTCAGAAAACAGCTACTTCTGTGTGTACCTCTTTGTCGGCTGGG GAGCACCTGTGCTCTTTGTGGTGCCTTGGATAGTTATGCGGTACCTGTATGAGAATACAAG GTGCTGGGAGATCAACGAAAATATAGGATATTGGTGGATCATTCGGACGCCAATACTTTTGGCAATTTTA GTgaactttttcatatttataagGATTATTCAGATCCTCATCTCCAAATTAAAAGCACATCAGATGAGATATACAGATTATAAATTTAG GTTAGCGAAGTCCACACTGACCCTCATTCCCCTGTTAGGGATTCATGAGGTGGTGTTTGCTGTGATGACAGAGGAACAGACTGAGGGCGTACTTCGCAATGTCAGCCTGTTCTTTGAACTCTTCTTCAACTCTTTTCAG GGTTTTCTGGTGGCCATATTGTACTGCTTTGTCAATAAAGAG GTGCAGTcagaaatcaaaaagaaatgGCAGCGATGGAAACTGGGAATAAGCATTTTAGATGATCAACGCAATACAGGTAGCAACACACATCGGGGGGGTGCTGGACCTCAGTGCAACCACAACCCACCCTGCTTTCCAGACTGCCCTCTGGACAGTGGCAGTCATCTGTCTTCTGAAGACACACCGACAGCTATCCAACCAAACATTCAGCATCACTACCACCCTGGAGCCAAGAAAGGCAAAGCATACTGCTATATCTATGCCCGAAAGCAGGTTCTGAACGGGTTGGATGTGCCAGCATTGCCCCAGTGTGGTGGAGAGGGAGCAGTGAGGTATTCTGAGAGCTACTGCTGA